In Ursus arctos isolate Adak ecotype North America unplaced genomic scaffold, UrsArc2.0 scaffold_29, whole genome shotgun sequence, the genomic stretch GGAATTAGAGCATTATTGGCAAACCTAGAGAACAGCACAAGAGGTTATTAATGGGAGAGGTTGAAGGGGTGGGAATTTGTAGATGTCAACAGAGAAATTTGTTATCACTGGTAAGGGATTTGTAGTGTAGAAGTGAATGAAGGATCTATTCTAAGATAACTGAGCATTTGACAGGTATCCATTCTCCATTTTCTGCACGAAGTTATTCATGTCTGTATcttccttccacttttttttttaacctattaagaggaatttaggaaaatgaatcttttccattaaaaaaagcaTTCTTCACATCTGGAAATTTTTTCATTAGTATAAATTGGGATAACATCCAGATGTATTTGCAAATTAGAAACAAATATATTGCAAATACTTGTTAATATACTGAataggaaaatataataatatatgtaggttattacaaacaaaataaatattcttagaCTCTTTAGAGTCTTTCTCTTAGAAGTTCTTCAATAATTATTCAAAAGCACAATAAATATAATTACTTATATTAGGTAAAATATGACTCAGTATAGAATCATAGCCCTGTGATTTTAACATGATAATTTCATGGATAATCtggatgaattaataaatttgtTGTATAAATTGAAGTTATCTAGAAATATGACTTAAAAGATAATGGGATTTATGTGACCGTTATCATTAATTTACAAAATTCTTTACCAAAAGCTATAACATAATATGCAAAGACACCCTACACAGCCTTGAAATTGCTTCATTCCTTTTGTGAGAAGAGGCCAGTCTTGAAACAATCAGAGAAGACCTTTGATTTATGTCTAATCACATGAATCAGTTGTATGGCTAAGCAGAATTGTTTCTAAGTAAAGCTTCTGTGAGGGAATTGTTAAGCTTTCTTTCTCAATTTGATTGAATTCTGCTTGATTTTCAATTATCTCTGATTTTCAGATATTCTGGGTGATGGCAGTGTATTCAAATATTAATTGTGTGGCAAGAATTCTGTGTTGCAAATATACATATGAATTTACACATAAAAAGAAGGGACTATATGCCTACTTGAAACTTAGCAGTTTGGAATGAGTTGTTTGCACTTAtcagttttaaatgttttcagaaatcaAAATTAGATGATGTGAAAATTTTTGCAATAGGTCTGATGGACACCTTGTTAACATGttacaaagaaaatcaagaaatatcATTTACTGAATTTGTAAACCAAGCTTTTGCTAAGTTTAATTGTTATGGTCATACATTTTTCCTACTATGTAAggctatatataaaaaaaatatatatatatatatatagtaatataataacaataaatattaacatttttgattAGCTGATATTCCCTAAATTCTCTTATCAGTTGATAGAATCAAATCAATAATTTTGCAGAGAGAGCTGTGTTTAAAGATTTGGCTTTtgaatcatttataattttagtaTTTGTCTTAAAGTactggatgatttttaaaatagcacaaGAATACATATAcccagatatattttctttctttctttctttttttcttagttgttgAGGGGTTGGTGAATTGCATTGTTTCAGGCAGATTACATTTGTAAAGTACTCTTTTCTCTTGATATGAAAGCATATCTACCTTTCCCAGCGTAATCcaaatcatttattaaatgttcattCTGGGAAATAATTAGTGTCATGTTTTTCATAAGTTAAAACTTGCTCTGTATTTCATACTTTGCTTTCACTCTCTTAATTTATCATTGTTGATGTCAATCAGGTTGATGTTGGGTGTGAATCTTTTGAATGCTGGTCATTTTTTGCAATTGCACAATGGTAGGAGTACTTTAAGTTTTGAGAATTTTAAACACTTGAAGTGTGCTAGATTTTTTAAGGATTATAGTCATTATATTATCATAgtcatattattatattatactattatatttttacaatggaagaaaatctatttcattttccAATGTGAATTTTGAAACTTATATTGATGGTGATTTAAATCTTTTCAAGTCACACAATTCCAAATTAAGATAACTGTTTTAGATTTTGTCAgtgaattattttccaaatggaaaCATGCATATACAATTCTATATTGATGTTCTTCAAGGGAATAAATGAGGCATAATATATAATACTTCacagtttgtttatattttatttcaaatttaaagcAGTGCCTCATTAGCACAAcagaatttcttccatttttacagAGGTTTGAGGTGCCTGTTTTGTGTAAACTAATAGAAGCACTGTTTGCAGAAATACACAAGCAACAAGAATATTGTGATTGTTTCACAAATAATGTCCTATTACAATCtgtctatttctctttcctctagttAACTTCTTCTCCCACTACCTCTGAGCAGCTTGCCTGTAAACCACCtgctttctcctttgtttctccaACTAATCAGAAAACACCACCTGACCCAGTTAACCTCGACGGAGCCTCTGTGCTAGAGGAGTTCCACACTAGGAGGCTGGATGTCAGTGGGGCCTTGGTGGAAGAAACAACTACGTATTTTCAAACTTCTGCTCATTCTTCACCCTTTTTTGCATCGAAGGGCACCTCCTTGACGTCACAGTTTCCCCATGCCACTCAGTTATCAGGTTCTAATTTATCCAGTCCAAAAGCTGCAGATGAGAAACCTGGACTGGCCTCTGAAGTTCTGAAGAAGACAACAGCTTTCACCTCGCATGTCCTTAGCCCCAGAGAAAGCCCGAGAACCACTTCTCCTTCACCATCCTCCAGTGCTTCTCTGAAGTCGAATTCGGGCTCGTACATACCTGTCCGTATTGTCACACATTCGCTCTCTCCAAGTCCCAAACAGTTTACCTCCTCTTTCCATGGGTCTTCTTCCACTATCTGTAGCCAAGTGTCATCTAGTGGAAATCTCTCAAAGTCAGGAGTGAAATCCCCAGTGCCTTCCCGGCTTTCCCTTCTCACTGCCATGCTGAAGTCAAACCCTTCTCACCAAAGACCCTTTTCCCCTGCATCCTgtcccactttctctctcaactCCTTGGCTTCTTCCACACTCACACTtgatcaaaaagcaaaacaaaccccACCCACACCTAAGAAATCTCTCTCTAGTTGCTCTCTGAGAGCAGGGTCTCCAGAGCAAAGGGAACACCAGGTTTCTGAACTTAGCCAGCAATCCTTTCACTTACCTTTTTTTGCCACATCTGCTCCCCTTTCTCAggcatgctccctctctcccacaaAACATGCTGGTAGTGGCCTTGTTTCTTTGAATGTAGAGAAAACATCACCCACTTCTTTGAAGAGTAACCCAACACTGTCCCCACTACAGACTGATTCATTGAGTTCTGTAGGTCTTCCTCCTGTTCCGCCAAGTGTTCCTTCACTTTCTTTGAAGGGCAAACAGGATGTTGACCTCAGGGGTCCAGAAAAGCCCAGGAATATTCACATACATCctacatcagtctcctctgcatTATCTTCTCTATCTCCTCCCGCTAATCAAAGAGCCATGCTGTCCTCTCCAGAGAAATATTTCCATCCTTCCCCAGCTCTTTCAAACCTGATAAACAGATCCAAGAGAACAGCCCCACAGCTAGCTGACCAGGGGCAGAATCCTTCAACTCCTCCTTTACCCCCTGTCTCCAGTGCTAGCTCTGCCTCTCTTTCCAAATTGGggtcctctcctctccctcatgCTAATCTGCCCACCCAGACACTCCAGCTGCATCCCTCAACACTGTACCCAAGTTG encodes the following:
- the MLIP gene encoding muscular LMNA-interacting protein isoform X14, encoding MEFEKHEKGSLLNKKLEEKLMVSSGESEAKPLIFTFVPTVRRLPTHSKLADTSKFLVKIPEEPSDKNPETVNRSESNEYLTLNAGSQPERNQGTLIYPSDGSEKISQAREIKAKELQGMQQSDLFKAEYVFIVDSEGEDEATSGKGEQSPREGTGTTASRPKSLAISSSLVSDVVRPKTRGTDLQAPSYPEMSHGIVPQQKHGQKTPPDPVNLDGASVLEEFHTRRLDVSGALVEETTTYFQTSAHSSPFFASKGTSLTSQFPHATQLSGSNLSSPKAADEKPGLASEVLKKTTAFTSHVLSPRESPRTTSPSPSSSASLKSNSGSYIPVRIVTHSLSPSPKQFTSSFHGSSSTICSQVSSSGNLSKSGVKSPVPSRLSLLTAMLKSNPSHQRPFSPASCPTFSLNSLASSTLTLDQKAKQTPPTPKKSLSSCSLRAGSPEQREHQVSELSQQSFHLPFFATSAPLSQACSLSPTKHAGSGLVSLNVEKTSPTSLKSNPTLSPLQTDSLSSVGLPPVPPSVPSLSLKGKQDVDLRGPEKPRNIHIHPTSVSSALSSLSPPANQRAMLSSPEKYFHPSPALSNLINRSKRTAPQLADQGQNPSTPPLPPVSSASSASLSKLGSSPLPHANLPTQTLQLHPSTLYPSCGSGTLPSRPGKYESSISNYRSSLSTPSPPISLTRTKELISPCALSISTGLENKKPKQYKTKSSYKAFAAIPTNTLLLEQKALDEPAKTESIFKDNTLDPPLEFCSPAQLRQQTEELCATIDKVLQDSLSMHSSDSPSSSSQTLLGSDTMKMPTTLPRAAGRETKYANLSSPSSTISDSQLTKPGVIRPVPVKSKIFLKKEEEVYEPNPFSKYLEDNSDFFSEQQ
- the MLIP gene encoding muscular LMNA-interacting protein isoform X13, which codes for MEFEKHEKGSLLNKKLEEKLMVSSGESEAKPLIFTFVPTVRRLPTHSKLADTSKFLVKIPEEPSDKNPETVNRSESNEYLTLNAGSQPERNQGTLIYPSDGSEKISQAREIKAKELQGMQQSDLFKAEYVFIVDSEGEDEATSGKGEQSPREGTGTTASRPKSLAISSSLVSDVVRPKTRGTDLQAPSYPEMSHGIVPQQKHGQLTSSPTTSEQLACKPPAFSFVSPTNQKTPPDPVNLDGASVLEEFHTRRLDVSGALVEETTTYFQTSAHSSPFFASKGTSLTSQFPHATQLSGSNLSSPKAADEKPGLASEVLKKTTAFTSHVLSPRESPRTTSPSPSSSASLKSNSGSYIPVRIVTHSLSPSPKQFTSSFHGSSSTICSQVSSSGNLSKSGVKSPVPSRLSLLTAMLKSNPSHQRPFSPASCPTFSLNSLASSTLTLDQKAKQTPPTPKKSLSSCSLRAGSPEQREHQVSELSQQSFHLPFFATSAPLSQACSLSPTKHAGSGLVSLNVEKTSPTSLKSNPTLSPLQTDSLSSVGLPPVPPSVPSLSLKGKQDVDLRGPEKPRNIHIHPTSVSSALSSLSPPANQRAMLSSPEKYFHPSPALSNLINRSKRTAPQLADQGQNPSTPPLPPVSSASSASLSKLGSSPLPHANLPTQTLQLHPSTLYPSCGSGTLPSRPGKYESSISNYRSSLSTPSPPISLTRTKELISPCALSISTGLENKKPKQYKTKSSYKAFAAIPTNTLLLEQKALDEPAKTESIFKDNTLDPPLEFCSPAQLRQQTEELCATIDKVLQDSLSMHSSDSPSSSSQTLLGSDTMKMPTTLPRAAGRETKYANLSSPSSTISDSQLTKPGVIRPVPVKSKIFLKKEEEVYEPNPFSKYLEDNSDFFSEQQ
- the MLIP gene encoding muscular LMNA-interacting protein isoform X10 produces the protein MEFEKHEKGSLLNKKLEEKLMVSSGESEAKPLIFTFVPTVRRLPTHSKLADTSKFLVKIPEEPSDKNPETVNRSESNEYLTLNAGSQPERNQGTLIYPSDGSEKISQAREIKAKELQGMQQSDLFKAEYVFIVDSEGEDEATSGKGEQSPREGTGTTASRPKSLAISSSLVSDVVRPKTRGTDLQAPSYPEMSHGIVPQQKHGQLTSSPTTSEQLACKPPAFSFVSPTNQKTPPDPVNLDGASVLEEFHTRRLDVSGALVEETTTYFQTSAHSSPFFASKGTSLTSQFPHATQLSGSNLSSPKAADEKPGLASEVLKKTTAFTSHVLSPRESPRTTSPSPSSSASLKSNSGSYIPVRIVTHSLSPSPKQFTSSFHGSSSTICSQVSSSGNLSKSGVKSPVPSRLSLLTAMLKSNPSHQRPFSPASCPTFSLNSLASSTLTLDQKAKQTPPTPKKSLSSCSLRAGSPEQREHQVSELSQQSFHLPFFATSAPLSQACSLSPTKHAGSGLVSLNVEKTSPTSLKSNPTLSPLQTDSLSSVGLPPVPPSVPSLSLKGKQDVDLRGPEKPRNIHIHPTSVSSALSSLSPPANQRAMLSSPEKYFHPSPALSNLINRSKRTAPQLADQGQNPSTPPLPPVSSASSASLSKLGSSPLPHANLPTQTLQLHPSTLYPSCGSGTLPSRPGKYESSISNYRSSLSTPSPPISLTRTKELISPCALSISTGLENKKPKQYKTKSSYKAFAAIPTNTLLLEQKALDEPAKTESIFKDNTLDPPLEFCSPAQLRQQTEELCATIDKVLQDSLSMHSSDSPSSSSQTLLGSDTMKMPTTLPRAAGRETKYANLSSPSSTISDSQLTKPGVIRPVPVKSKIFLKKEEEVYEPNPFSKYLEDNSDFFSEQLSHPMVAIPEHESLDSREQ
- the MLIP gene encoding muscular LMNA-interacting protein isoform X15, producing the protein MQQSDLFKAEYVFIVDSEGEDEATSGKGEQSPREGTGTTASRPKSLAISSSLVSDVVRPKTRGTDLQAPSYPEMSHGIVPQQKHGQLTSSPTTSEQLACKPPAFSFVSPTNQKTPPDPVNLDGASVLEEFHTRRLDVSGALVEETTTYFQTSAHSSPFFASKGTSLTSQFPHATQLSGSNLSSPKAADEKPGLASEVLKKTTAFTSHVLSPRESPRTTSPSPSSSASLKSNSGSYIPVRIVTHSLSPSPKQFTSSFHGSSSTICSQVSSSGNLSKSGVKSPVPSRLSLLTAMLKSNPSHQRPFSPASCPTFSLNSLASSTLTLDQKAKQTPPTPKKSLSSCSLRAGSPEQREHQVSELSQQSFHLPFFATSAPLSQACSLSPTKHAGSGLVSLNVEKTSPTSLKSNPTLSPLQTDSLSSVGLPPVPPSVPSLSLKGKQDVDLRGPEKPRNIHIHPTSVSSALSSLSPPANQRAMLSSPEKYFHPSPALSNLINRSKRTAPQLADQGQNPSTPPLPPVSSASSASLSKLGSSPLPHANLPTQTLQLHPSTLYPSCGSGTLPSRPGKYESSISNYRSSLSTPSPPISLTRTKELISPCALSISTGLENKKPKQYKTKSSYKAFAAIPTNTLLLEQKALDEPAKTESIFKDNTLDPPLEFCSPAQLRQQTEELCATIDKVLQDSLSMHSSDSPSSSSQTLLGSDTMKMPTTLPRAAGRETKYANLSSPSSTISDSQLTKPGVIRPVPVKSKIFLKKEEEVYEPNPFSKYLEDNSDFFSEQDGTVPPKPVSLHPLYQTRLSPPAQSLPSPQTLSHADCLTPGPFSHLSFSLRDEQENSHTLFSGNTYNKLSHPMVAIPEHESLDSREQ
- the MLIP gene encoding muscular LMNA-interacting protein isoform X11, encoding MNQCFQNRGFGVTAGNNYFQMNSSVLAGSIQTTPQVSSGESEAKPLIFTFVPTVRRLPTHSKLADTSKFLVKIPEEPSDKNPETVNRSESNEYLTLNAGSQPERNQGTLIYPSDGSEKISQAREIKAKELQGMQQSDLFKAEYVFIVDSEGEDEATSGKGEQSPREGTGTTASRPKSLAISSSLVSDVVRPKTRGTDLQAPSYPEMSHGIVPQQKHGQLTSSPTTSEQLACKPPAFSFVSPTNQKTPPDPVNLDGASVLEEFHTRRLDVSGALVEETTTYFQTSAHSSPFFASKGTSLTSQFPHATQLSGSNLSSPKAADEKPGLASEVLKKTTAFTSHVLSPRESPRTTSPSPSSSASLKSNSGSYIPVRIVTHSLSPSPKQFTSSFHGSSSTICSQVSSSGNLSKSGVKSPVPSRLSLLTAMLKSNPSHQRPFSPASCPTFSLNSLASSTLTLDQKAKQTPPTPKKSLSSCSLRAGSPEQREHQVSELSQQSFHLPFFATSAPLSQACSLSPTKHAGSGLVSLNVEKTSPTSLKSNPTLSPLQTDSLSSVGLPPVPPSVPSLSLKGKQDVDLRGPEKPRNIHIHPTSVSSALSSLSPPANQRAMLSSPEKYFHPSPALSNLINRSKRTAPQLADQGQNPSTPPLPPVSSASSASLSKLGSSPLPHANLPTQTLQLHPSTLYPSCGSGTLPSRPGKYESSISNYRSSLSTPSPPISLTRTKELISPCALSISTGLENKKPKQYKTKSSYKAFAAIPTNTLLLEQKALDEPAKTESIFKDNTLDPPLEFCSPAQLRQQTEELCATIDKVLQDSLSMHSSDSPSSSSQTLLGSDTMKMPTTLPRAAGRETKYANLSSPSSTISDSQLTKPGVIRPVPVKSKIFLKKEEEVYEPNPFSKYLEDNSDFFSEQQ
- the MLIP gene encoding muscular LMNA-interacting protein isoform X7, which produces MEFEKHEKGSLLNKKLEEKLMSESNEYLTLNAGSQPERNQGTLIYPSDGSEKISQAREIKAKELQGMQQSDLFKAEYVFIVDSEGEDEATSGKGEQSPREGTGTTASRPKSLAISSSLVSDVVRPKTRGTDLQAPSYPEMSHGIVPQQKHGQLTSSPTTSEQLACKPPAFSFVSPTNQKTPPDPVNLDGASVLEEFHTRRLDVSGALVEETTTYFQTSAHSSPFFASKGTSLTSQFPHATQLSGSNLSSPKAADEKPGLASEVLKKTTAFTSHVLSPRESPRTTSPSPSSSASLKSNSGSYIPVRIVTHSLSPSPKQFTSSFHGSSSTICSQVSSSGNLSKSGVKSPVPSRLSLLTAMLKSNPSHQRPFSPASCPTFSLNSLASSTLTLDQKAKQTPPTPKKSLSSCSLRAGSPEQREHQVSELSQQSFHLPFFATSAPLSQACSLSPTKHAGSGLVSLNVEKTSPTSLKSNPTLSPLQTDSLSSVGLPPVPPSVPSLSLKGKQDVDLRGPEKPRNIHIHPTSVSSALSSLSPPANQRAMLSSPEKYFHPSPALSNLINRSKRTAPQLADQGQNPSTPPLPPVSSASSASLSKLGSSPLPHANLPTQTLQLHPSTLYPSCGSGTLPSRPGKYESSISNYRSSLSTPSPPISLTRTKELISPCALSISTGLENKKPKQYKTKSSYKAFAAIPTNTLLLEQKALDEPAKTESIFKDNTLDPPLEFCSPAQLRQQTEELCATIDKVLQDSLSMHSSDSPSSSSQTLLGSDTMKMPTTLPRAAGRETKYANLSSPSSTISDSQLTKPGVIRPVPVKSKIFLKKEEEVYEPNPFSKYLEDNSDFFSEQDGTVPPKPVSLHPLYQTRLSPPAQSLPSPQTLSHADCLTPGPFSHLSFSLRDEQENSHTLFSGNTYNKLSHPMVAIPEHESLDSREQ
- the MLIP gene encoding muscular LMNA-interacting protein isoform X8, which translates into the protein MNQCFQNRGFGVTAGNNYFQMNSSVLAGSIQTTPQVSSGESEAKPLIFTFVPTVRRLPTHSKLADTSKFLVKIPEEPSDKNPETVNRSESNEYLTLNAGSQPERNQGTLIYPSDGSEKISQAREIKAKELQGMQQSDLFKAEYVFIVDSEGEDEATSGKGEQSPREGTGTTASRPKSLAISSSLVSDVVRPKTRGTDLQAPSYPEMSHGIVPQQKHGQLTSSPTTSEQLACKPPAFSFVSPTNQKTPPDPVNLDGASVLEEFHTRRLDVSGALVEETTTYFQTSAHSSPFFASKGTSLTSQFPHATQLSGSNLSSPKAADEKPGLASEVLKKTTAFTSHVLSPRESPRTTSPSPSSSASLKSNSGSYIPVRIVTHSLSPSPKQFTSSFHGSSSTICSQVSSSGNLSKSGVKSPVPSRLSLLTAMLKSNPSHQRPFSPASCPTFSLNSLASSTLTLDQKAKQTPPTPKKSLSSCSLRAGSPEQREHQVSELSQQSFHLPFFATSAPLSQACSLSPTKHAGSGLVSLNVEKTSPTSLKSNPTLSPLQTDSLSSVGLPPVPPSVPSLSLKGKQDVDLRGPEKPRNIHIHPTSVSSALSSLSPPANQRAMLSSPEKYFHPSPALSNLINRSKRTAPQLADQGQNPSTPPLPPVSSASSASLSKLGSSPLPHANLPTQTLQLHPSTLYPSCGSGTLPSRPGKYESSISNYRSSLSTPSPPISLTRTKELISPCALSISTGLENKKPKQYKTKSSYKAFAAIPTNTLLLEQKALDEPAKTESIFKDNTLDPPLEFCSPAQLRQQTEELCATIDKVLQDSLSMHSSDSPSSSSQTLLGSDTMKMPTTLPRAAGRETKYANLSSPSSTISDSQLTKPGVIRPVPVKSKIFLKKEEEVYEPNPFSKYLEDNSDFFSEQLSHPMVAIPEHESLDSREQ
- the MLIP gene encoding muscular LMNA-interacting protein isoform X17, with amino-acid sequence MEFEKHEKGSLLNKKLEEKLMSESNEYLTLNAGSQPERNQGTLIYPSDGSEKISQAREIKAKELQGMQQSDLFKAEYVFIVDSEGEDEATSGKGEQSPREGTGTTASRPKSLAISSSLVSDVVRPKTRGTDLQAPSYPEMSHGIVPQQKHGQLTSSPTTSEQLACKPPAFSFVSPTNQKTPPDPVNLDGASVLEEFHTRRLDVSGALVEETTTYFQTSAHSSPFFASKGTSLTSQFPHATQLSGSNLSSPKAADEKPGLASEVLKKTTAFTSHVLSPRESPRTTSPSPSSSASLKSNSGSYIPVRIVTHSLSPSPKQFTSSFHGSSSTICSQVSSSGNLSKSGVKSPVPSRLSLLTAMLKSNPSHQRPFSPASCPTFSLNSLASSTLTLDQKAKQTPPTPKKSLSSCSLRAGSPEQREHQVSELSQQSFHLPFFATSAPLSQACSLSPTKHAGSGLVSLNVEKTSPTSLKSNPTLSPLQTDSLSSVGLPPVPPSVPSLSLKGKQDVDLRGPEKPRNIHIHPTSVSSALSSLSPPANQRAMLSSPEKYFHPSPALSNLINRSKRTAPQLADQGQNPSTPPLPPVSSASSASLSKLGSSPLPHANLPTQTLQLHPSTLYPSCGSGTLPSRPGKYESSISNYRSSLSTPSPPISLTRTKELISPCALSISTGLENKKPKQYKTKSSYKAFAAIPTNTLLLEQKALDEPAKTESIFKDNTLDPPLEFCSPAQLRQQTEELCATIDKVLQDSLSMHSSDSPSSSSQTLLGSDTMKMPTTLPRAAGRETKYANLSSPSSTISDSQLTKPGVIRPVPVKSKIFLKKEEEVYEPNPFSKYLEDNSDFFSEQQ
- the MLIP gene encoding muscular LMNA-interacting protein isoform X6, with product METLANQKLSPGLSDSVLSAHNLECPAISNMGFGVTAGNNYFQMNSSVLAGSIQTTPQVSSGESEAKPLIFTFVPTVRRLPTHSKLADTSKFLVKIPEEPSDKNPETVNRSESNEYLTLNAGSQPERNQGTLIYPSDGSEKISQAREIKAKELQGMQQSDLFKAEYVFIVDSEGEDEATSGKGEQSPREGTGTTASRPKSLAISSSLVSDVVRPKTRGTDLQAPSYPEMSHGIVPQQKHGQLTSSPTTSEQLACKPPAFSFVSPTNQKTPPDPVNLDGASVLEEFHTRRLDVSGALVEETTTYFQTSAHSSPFFASKGTSLTSQFPHATQLSGSNLSSPKAADEKPGLASEVLKKTTAFTSHVLSPRESPRTTSPSPSSSASLKSNSGSYIPVRIVTHSLSPSPKQFTSSFHGSSSTICSQVSSSGNLSKSGVKSPVPSRLSLLTAMLKSNPSHQRPFSPASCPTFSLNSLASSTLTLDQKAKQTPPTPKKSLSSCSLRAGSPEQREHQVSELSQQSFHLPFFATSAPLSQACSLSPTKHAGSGLVSLNVEKTSPTSLKSNPTLSPLQTDSLSSVGLPPVPPSVPSLSLKGKQDVDLRGPEKPRNIHIHPTSVSSALSSLSPPANQRAMLSSPEKYFHPSPALSNLINRSKRTAPQLADQGQNPSTPPLPPVSSASSASLSKLGSSPLPHANLPTQTLQLHPSTLYPSCGSGTLPSRPGKYESSISNYRSSLSTPSPPISLTRTKELISPCALSISTGLENKKPKQYKTKSSYKAFAAIPTNTLLLEQKALDEPAKTESIFKDNTLDPPLEFCSPAQLRQQTEELCATIDKVLQDSLSMHSSDSPSSSSQTLLGSDTMKMPTTLPRAAGRETKYANLSSPSSTISDSQLTKPGVIRPVPVKSKIFLKKEEEVYEPNPFSKYLEDNSDFFSEQQ
- the MLIP gene encoding muscular LMNA-interacting protein isoform X16, which produces MEFEKHEKGSLLNKKLEEKLMSESNEYLTLNAGSQPERNQGTLIYPSDGSEKISQAREIKAKELQGMQQSDLFKAEYVFIVDSEGEDEATSGKGEQSPREGTGTTASRPKSLAISSSLVSDVVRPKTRGTDLQAPSYPEMSHGIVPQQKHGQLTSSPTTSEQLACKPPAFSFVSPTNQKTPPDPVNLDGASVLEEFHTRRLDVSGALVEETTTYFQTSAHSSPFFASKGTSLTSQFPHATQLSGSNLSSPKAADEKPGLASEVLKKTTAFTSHVLSPRESPRTTSPSPSSSASLKSNSGSYIPVRIVTHSLSPSPKQFTSSFHGSSSTICSQVSSSGNLSKSGVKSPVPSRLSLLTAMLKSNPSHQRPFSPASCPTFSLNSLASSTLTLDQKAKQTPPTPKKSLSSCSLRAGSPEQREHQVSELSQQSFHLPFFATSAPLSQACSLSPTKHAGSGLVSLNVEKTSPTSLKSNPTLSPLQTDSLSSVGLPPVPPSVPSLSLKGKQDVDLRGPEKPRNIHIHPTSVSSALSSLSPPANQRAMLSSPEKYFHPSPALSNLINRSKRTAPQLADQGQNPSTPPLPPVSSASSASLSKLGSSPLPHANLPTQTLQLHPSTLYPSCGSGTLPSRPGKYESSISNYRSSLSTPSPPISLTRTKELISPCALSISTGLENKKPKQYKTKSSYKAFAAIPTNTLLLEQKALDEPAKTESIFKDNTLDPPLEFCSPAQLRQQTEELCATIDKVLQDSLSMHSSDSPSSSSQTLLGSDTMKMPTTLPRAAGRETKYANLSSPSSTISDSQLTKPGVIRPVPVKSKIFLKKEEEVYEPNPFSKYLEDNSDFFSEQLSHPMVAIPEHESLDSREQ